Part of the Kushneria marisflavi genome, CCATGCCTTTTTCAGCAGCGGCCAGCATGGCCCCGACCATACCCACAATCTCGAACCCGCCCAACGCCGCCAGCGCCAGCCGAGGGTCCTGCAGGGCCTGCGCATGGCGCTGAAGCCCAAGCTGCACGATATCCTGCTTGCGCTTCATGATCGTGGCCGTAACCCCACTGCCGGCGCCGATACACATGTCAAAGGAGAGATGCGTGAGCGCTGCCATCAGCGCACTGGCGCTGGTCGTATTACCGATGCCCATTTCCCCCAGCGCAATCAGATTGCAACCATCAGCATGCAGCTCATCAATCAGTCGTCGGCTGTTGTCGAAACCGGCGTCAAGCTGTTCAAGCGTCATGGCAGGCTCACGGTGAAAAGGCGCTGTCTTCTCGCCGAGCCGATGATCGACCAGCTTTGGATGCGGCTCATGCGCCTTGAGCGTCCCGCAATCAATGACCTTCAGGGGTAGTCCGGCCTGCCGGCAAAAGATATTGATGGCGGCATTTCCTTCCAGAAATTGATGCACCATCAGCTGTGTCGTTGAAGGATCAACAATGGAGACACCTTCAAACGCCACACCATGATCGCCGGCAAAGAGCAGCATGATCGGTGAATCAATGCTCGTTTTTGAAAGTCCCAGAATACGCACCAGCGTTGCCGCAGTGGTTTCCAGCGTGCCCAACGATCCCGGAGGTTTTAGCCGACTGTCGATGTGGGCCTGAATACTGGCATCGTTCGCATCATCAGGGGGCGAAATATTAAAGGTCATGACATTGACTCGGTTAAACATGCACAAACGCTACCGGCTGCCAGTTGGTGGAGCAACGATAAAGTCATAAAGCCTCATCAGCGGGCCCGGCCACGCCGCAGCGTCGGACTTGACTCCATCATTGGCCCGGCTCACGATGAGCAGCGCTCGGGTGCCCGTGCAGGTTTGTACGGGATAATCGGGAAAGTGATGCAAGTTCACTGCTGTCCCCGCAACGGTAATCGAGTGGCTTGAAGCGTGACCACTGACCTTCATGGTCGGGAAGGTGCTTCAGCCCGGCAGACAATTGTCCGCCAGCTCGTCAGCCCGGAGACCGGCCCGGCGATGATACAGGGTGATAATGCCAACGACATTATCAGTAATGACTGCCGCGCGTACGGGTCGATACGCAGGAGCACACAAGTGACGTATTTTCCTATCAGGTGTCGGCGCTTGCCAGACGCCGCTGTACTCCATGACGCCTCTTTATCACATGAGTGGGGAATACACCCTCATGTCGCATCATCGCGTCCTGCACCTGCGGAGACGATATGACCGCTACCCCGCGTCCCTTGTTCCCCTTTGCCGCCGTCACCGGCCATGAACGCCTCAAGCTTGCGCTGATTCTGGCGGCACTGGATACCCGCCTGGGTGGTGTACTCGTCAGCGGTCCGCGCGGCACGGCCAAATCGACACTGGCAAGAAGCCTTGCCGAGCTGCTGCCCTTCTCGCGCTCATCACTGGTGACGCTGCCTCTGGGCGCCGATGAGGCCCGGTTGACAGGTACGCTGGACCTGGGCCGGGCACTGGGAGATCGTGAAGTGGCCTTTCAGCCCGGACTTCTCGCCCGGGCCCATGACGGTGTGCTCTACATTGATGAGGTCAATCTGCTGCCCGACGCGCTGGTAGACCTGCTGCTTGATGTCGCCGCCAGCGGTATCAATCATGTCGAGCGAGACGGCATCAGCCATCAACACCCTGCGGATTTCCTGCTGATTGGCACCATGAACCCCGATGAGGGTGAGCTGCGCGCCCAGCTGCTGGACCGCTTCGGACTCGCCGTACTGGATCATCCCGCACCGGATATCGAGCAACGTCTGCAGATTGTCGAACGCCGCCTGGCCTTTGATCGGGATCCCGAGGCGTTCACGGCCAAATGGCAGAAAGAGCAGGCGCTGTTAGGTGAGCGGCTATCCGCTGCCCGCAAGCGACTTTCGACGGTCACTCTCTCCGACGACCTGGCCCGCGTGATTGCCACCCGCTGTGTCGAAGCCGGCGTGGAAGGCGTGCGCGCCGATCTGGCCTGGCGACGTGGCGCACTGGCCCACGCCGCATGGCAGGGGCGTCATATCGTCACGCTTGAAGACGTCGAGACTCTGGCTCCGCTGGTCATGGCGCATCGTGCCCCCGGTTATGATCCCGAGCAGGGCCATGATGATGGCAACCCGGGCAATGGACGTCATCGTCACAATGATGGTGAAACGTCTGCTTTCGAAGAAGAGACCTCCCCGGAGGCTACCTCCGTGCCGCCGACGGGACGATATCCAGGACGCCGAACGCCAGCCGATGCTCCGGGCCGACCGGATATGTCTTCCGATCAGGACACGTCAAACGCTCGGGCTGATAGTGAATCGGCTCGAATGCCTGCACCGACGGACAACGATCAGCGTCAGAGTGATCACCAGAATCATGATGGCGATAATCATGGCAGCGGTGACTGGGGCACTCTGCCGGCTCATCAGCCCCCTCTGACGCTGGGCAGTGCTGCCAGCAGGCGCATTCAACAGCCGACTGCATCAGCTAGCGCTTCCATCAGGCAGCAGGCGTCACGAACGAAAGGTCGCCATGCCATTGGGCAGGCGCGTATCGACTGGCCCGGCAGTCTACGCAGGGCAGCCATTACTCACGGCCGCCCGACACCCGATACTGTTGAGGCACTGGCATGGCATCGCGAGCGACGCCGTCCTGAAAGACTCACCTGTATCGTGCTGGACATTTCCGGCTCCAGCCTGAGCCGGCAGACCTCTTCTCAACGTGCCCGCCAGATTGAAAAGGCGATGGCGCTGGTCGAGCAGCTGGCTTTTGATGCCTATCTCGCCCGCGAGCAGCTGATGCTGATGACCCTGAGTGGTGACGGCGTCACCGAAGTCATGTCCCCTCGTCGTGCCCCACGCTCGATGGCTTCCACGCTGAACCGGCTCACACCGGGTGGCGGTACCCCGCTACGACGTGGTCTGGACGATACTCGCCAGCGCCTGGCGCGCCTTCAGTCTGTAGACCCGACAGCGATTCACCTCTGGATACTGACCGATGCCCGTAGCCGGGACGATCTCGAACTTGCGCCGTTTGGCCTTGAGACCCACATCGTGGACTGTGAGCCACGGGAAGAAGCACTGGGTCGGGCAAAAGAGCTGGCCGCCGCGCTTGAAGCCACCTGCCATCACCTTGACGATCTGATCCGCACGCCAGCCGCACCGGCAATGAATGCCACCAAAACGACAGTTCCCGGGAGACAGCCATGAGCCAGCACCATGGTGATGACAGCGCCACTGACCAGGACGACACTCGCTACCAGCAGCGCATGGCCACCAAAAAGCGCATTGTCGATGAGCGCATTGCCCGCGCAGATCAGGAACGTGGTGTGCTGATCGTGCTCAAGGGCAACGGCAAGGGCAAAAGCAGCTCTGCCTTTGGCACCATGGCACGTGCCATGGGACATGGTCAGCGTTGTGCAGTCATCCAGTTCATCAAGGGGCGACGTGCCACCGGCGAGTATCTGTTCTTCAACGATCACCCACAGGTCGACTTTCACGTTATGGGGCACGGGTTCAGCTGGGAAGTCCGCGACCCGGAACGCGAACGTCAGGCCGCACAGGAGGCCTGGGCACTGGCGGAAAGGCTGCTGGCCGATGATCAGTATCACTTTCTCCTGTTTGACGAGCTCTCCTACATGATCAAGTACGGCTATCTCGATGCCGAACGGATTGCTCAGGCTCTCAGCACACGGCCGGCGCATCAGAACGTGATGATCACCGGCCGTACCATGGCGCGCGAGATTCAGGAGATCGCTGACACCATCAGCATCATTCACGATGAACGTCATGCCTTTCGGCTTGGCGTCAAGGCACAGGCGGGGATCGAGTACTGATGTCAACGACCGCGTACTGTCCAGCGCTTTTCCTCTCGGCCATGGCTTCCGGTCAGGGCAAGACCACCGTCACCGCCGCACTGGCTCGACATCATCGTCGTCAGGGTCGACGCGTCACGGTGTTCAAGACCGGCCCGGACTATCTGGATCCGCAGATTCTGGCACTGGCCTCCGATCAGCCGGTCGAGCCACTGGATCTCTGGATGGCCGGGGAAGCCTTCTGTCGCGAGCAGCTCTATCGCGCCGCTCAGGTCTCGGATCTGATTCTGGTGGAAGGCGCCATGGGCCTCCACGACGGGACGCCTTCCAGCGCCGATCTGGCGATCGCCTTCGATATTCCAGTGGCCTGTGTCATCAACGCCCGCGGCATGGCCCAGACCGTGGCTGCCATCGGCCTGGGGCTCGCCCGCTATCGCCCGGAAATGCAGTTTCATGGCCTTGTGGCCAACGCACTCGGCAGTGAGCGTCACCGCCAGCTGATCGAAGACAGCCTGCCTGATGATGTTCGGCTACTGGCGGCCCTGCCCAGAGAGGAGCACCTCGCCCTGCCCTCACGTCACCTGGGACTGGTTCAGCCTGGCGAGCAGGATGACCCGGACAACCTGTCACTTGAAGCGCGACTCGAGGCTGCCGCCAATCTGCTGGAAGGCCAGGCCCTGACCGAACTGCCACCCACGGTGGCCTTTGAGCCGCAAAATATCGATACGCCCCCGCCTGCTCTGGCCGGCAAGCGCATCGGCATTGCGCGTGATGCCGCCTTCAGCTTTATCTATGCCGCCAATGTCCGCCTGCTGGAAGCCATGGGGGCCGAACTCTGCTGGTTTTCACCGCTTGCCGATACCTCGCTGCCCGAAGGTCTCGACGCACTGTGGCTGCCGGGCGGTTACCCGGAGCTTCACGCCGCGGCACTGGGCGCCAATCACGGCATGTGTCAGGCCATTCGCCACTTCGATGCCCGCGGGCTGCCAATTCTGGCCGAGTGCGGCGGTATGCTCTATCTACAGCAGACCCTGACCGACCAGCACGGTACCTGCCATCCCATGGCCGGTGTGCTGCCCGGTCACGGGGAGATGCGTACCAAACGAGGCTGTCAGGGCATGCAGAGCGCCCCTCTGCCGGAAGGTGAAATTCGCGGCCACGCCCATCATCACTCTCGAAGCCACGACACCCTGACACCGATGGCACACGGCCGTCGTGCCAGTCATCCCGCGCCGGGCGAGGCCATCTTTCGCCGCGGCCGGCTGAATGCCAGCTATCTGCACCTGTTTTTCCCTTCCAATCCCGAGGCTGTCGCGGCTCTGTTGGATGGAACAATGGATGGCAGTCCCACGCCCGGCGCATCGGCACATGCCAAGTCATGTTCGCATGTCGAGTGACCCTTGCGGCCATGACACCAGCAACATCCCGATCGCTCTGGGGGTGGGCTGTCGGCGTGACTGTCCGCCAGAGGTCCTCATGCAACTGGTGACAGACATGCTGACACGCACTGGACTGCATCCGGATCAGATCACCCTGGTGGCCACCCTGGTGGGTCGTCAGCATGAAGTTGCGATGACCTCGCTGGCCAAGGCCTGGGGCTGCCCACTGATGGCCTTCCCGGCAGAGGCTCTGAGGGAAAGCGAGCCGGCCATGAGTCAGACCAGCGATACCACAAGGCGTCTTCATGGTGTGCCCGGTGTGGCCGAGGCCGCAGCTCTGGCTGCCATCAGAGCGCATTGCGACGCACCGGCCAGACTGCTCGTAGCCCGCCAGCAGTGCGACCGCGCCACCTGTGCGCTGGCCGTACCGAACGCCACCACGAACATTTCCCGACACCCCCTTTTCAGGAGATTCTCATGACATCCATCGAGACCTCGCGTCCCGAACTCCACAAGATCCCCGCTACCGTCGTCACCGGTTTTCTGGGTAGCGGCAAGACCACCCTGCTGTCGCATCTTTTGCGCAACGCCGACGGCAAACGCATCGCCGTGATCGTCAATGAATTCGGCGAGCTGGATGTCGATGCCGAACTGGTACGCAGCTGTCAGCTCGAAGCCTGCGAGGAGAACGAGGCCATCGAGCGCGAACAGGGCGTCTTTGAACTCGCCAACGGCTGCATCTGCTGCACCGTGGAAGAAGAATTTCTGCCGGTCATGCAAAAGCTGGTCGAGCGACGCGACCAGATCGATCACATCCTGATCGAGACCTCGGGCCTTGCTCTGCCAAAGCCGCTGGTGCAAGCCTTCAACTGGCCCGACATCAAGCAGTTCTGCACCGTGGACAGCGTCATCACTGTTGTCGACGGCCCGGCACTGGCCGCCGGGCGCGTGGCGCATGACCACGACCGCATCGAAGCGCAGCGTCAGGCCGACGAAAGCCTGGATCACGACCCGAGCCTGCAGGAGCTGCTCGATGACCAGCTCGCCTCGGCAGATCTTGTCATTATCAGCAAGGGCGATGCACTGGACGACGAGGCGCGCCGGGTACTGGAGCAACAGCTGCGCGGGGAGCTGCCCGAGCGGGTCAAGACGCTCTGGGCCACGCATGGCGAAGTCGATGTGGCCGCCGTCATGGGCCTGCAGCTGGCCTCGGAAGGTCGGGCCGACGACATTCACACCCATCATGATGATCATCACGCCCACGGACGCGAGCACCACCATGCTCACGATGATTTTGACTCCTGCGTCATCACGCTGGGCAGCGTGGACAGCCCCACCCTGGTCAGGGCGCTGGAACAGGCACTGGCCGAACAGACCATCTATCGGGTCAAGGGATTTGTCGATGTCGGCAAGCCCATGCGCCAGGTGCTGCACGCGGTGGGCAATCGCCTCACCCATCACTTCGACCGGCCGTGGCGCAGCGACGAGACGCGCCAGACCCGGCTGGTGGTGATCGGCAAGGGTCTGGATCGCGATCGCCTGCAGGCCGCACTGTCCGAGGCCGAGCACCACGAGCACATCCGCTGATATCAGCCCCGACAGTCCTTTAGTGGAGGGTGACGCATGCACCTTTTCGCCGCCCAGCCCGGCGGGTTCAGCGATGACAACGGCATTGTCGATCTCGGTCAGTCGCCTGCCGAACTGGTGATCCTGTCGGCTGCCGACAGTGCACTGGCCCTGCTGGCCACCGTGATCGAGGCCGATGACGCCCAGCGCGATACCAGCATCCGCCTGGCCAACTGGATGAACCTGTTAAAACCCGCCGCGTTTGATCTCTATCGCGACCGGGTGCTGGATCAACGCGGCGATGAGGCGCCAAAGGGCGCTCGCGTGGTGGTGCTCTCCCTGCTGGGGGGCGCTTCCTACTGGACCTATGGTCTCGAGCAGTTGAAGGCGTGGGCACAGCGGGATGGCCGCACGCTGATCGTGGTGCCCGGTGAAGACGTCGAGGATGAAAGCCTGCTCGAGGCCGGAACGGTGAGTTACCAGGAAGCGCATCGGGTGTGGCGCTACCTGCGCGAAGGCGGTGCCGACAACACCCGCGCCCTGCTCAACTGGCTCGAGGATCGCTTCCTGAATCGCCCCCGGCCGTGGCGCGAACCTCAGCCGCTGCCGCGGGTCGTTTTACATGCCCCGCCCAATGATCTCACCGCCACACCCGGTCACATCACCCTGAATCAATGGCGGACGCGCTGGCAGCCCGAGCAGCCGGTGGCGGCACTGGTGTTCTATCGAAGCCATCTCCAGCAGGGCAACACCAGCGTCTTTGACGCATTGATCGGCATTCTGGAAGCGGGCGGCTTCAATGTATTGCCGGTCGCCGTGGCCTCGCTCAAGGAGCGCCTGTGTCTGGACACCCTCGATGAGCTGATCGAGCAGAGCCATGCCGCCATCATGCTCAATACCACCGGCTTTGCCCTGGCCGCCACCGCGGATGTCACGCAGACCGGCTATCAGCACCCCTGGACGCGCCACATCCCCATCCTGCAGCTGATCATGGTGGGCACCACACTGGAAGACTGGCAGGCTCAGCCCATGGGGCTCAGACCGCGTGACATTGCCATGCAAGTCGCGCTGCCGGAGCTGGATGGGCGCATCATCACCCGCCCGATCGCCTTCAAGTCGGCGCACTATCACTCGACGCGCTGTCAGCACGACATCGTGATTCATGCGCTTCACGAGGAGCGGGCCCGCTTTGTCACCGAACTGGCCCGGCGCTGGGTCCGGCTTGCCGAAAAAGCCAATCAGGACAAGCGTATCGCGCTGGTGCTGGCCAACTACCCCTCAAGCGATGCGCGCATCGGCAATGGCGTGGGGCTCGATACGCCGGCCTCGACGCTCAACATTCTCCATCACCTGCGAGAAGCGGGCTACCCGGTGACACAGGCCCTGCCCCATGACCCGACGGCACTGATCGAATGGCTGACGCAGACCGTAACCAATGACGCGACCGGCATCGAGACCCGGCCAGCAGCGCAGAGTCTGGCGCTTGAGACCTATGAGCAGCACTTCGCGCAGCTGCCCACCGTCTGTCAACAGGCCGTGCTTGAGCGCTGGGGCGCCCCGGAAAACGACCCGCTTCATCGTCAGGGCCGTTTGATGATCGCCGGCATGCGACTGGGCGAGACCTTTGTCGGCGTCCAGCCGGCGCGCGGTTTTGATATCGACCAGAACGCGGCCTATCACGACCCGGATCTGCCCCCTACCCATGGCTATCTGGCGTTTTATTTCTGGTTGCGACATGTCTATGGGGTCGATGCGTTTGTTCATGTCGGCAAGCATGGCAATCTGGAATGGCTGCCCGGCAAGGGAACGGCCCTTTCCGACACCTGCTGGCCGGATATCGTGCTGGGCCCCATGCCGCATCTCTATCCGTTTATCGTCAACGACCCCGGTGAAGGCGCCCAGGCCAAAAGACGCGCGCAGGCGGTCATCATTGATCACCTGATGCCGCCCATGACGCGTGCCGGTATCCACGATGACCTGGCCGAACTCGAGCGACTGACCGATGAGTATTATCAGGCCCTTGGCCTTGATCAACGCCGGGAGCAGTTTCTGCGCGAGGCCATCATCGAGCGGGTGCGCAACACTCATGTGCTTGAAGAACTGAGCCTGTCGCCTTCGGCGAGTGTCGGCGAGCGTCCGAGCATTGATGAGGCGTTAAAAGACGATCAGACCCTGCTGGACGCCCTGGACAACTACCTCTGTGACATCAAGGAAGCGCAGATTCGCGACGGGCTGCACGTGCTGGGCGAACTGCCGGAGCATGCCTCGCTGCGCGACACGCTGATGGCGCTGGTACGACTGTCGCGCGGCAGTCAGCCCCACGAACAGAGCCTTTTGAACGCCATGGCCATGGATCTGGGGCTTTTCGAAGTGCATGACGATTTCGACCCGCTCGCCCTCGATGCGTGGCCCTGGCAGGGGCCGTGGCCTGATCGGCTCAAGGCACTTGAAGCCACTGGTTGGCGCAGTTCAACTCATACCCGCGAGCGTCTTGAACTGCTCGGCGCACAGCTGATCGAGCAGCATGTTCTGTCTCATGATACTGCCCCGCCTGATCATCACGACTGGCCGCAAACACGCGCCGTGATCGATTTCATGAACGATACGCTGCTGCCGTTGCTGCACCAGAGCGTGGACAACGAACTCTCTGCGCTCATGGACGGTCTTGCCGGTAAATTCGTGCCCCCCGGGGCGAGCGGCGCCCCCAGCCGTGGCCGACTTGACACGCTGCCGACCGGGCGCAACTTCTATAGCGTCGACAGCCGCGCCATGCCCACAAAAACCGCCTGGACGCTGGGACAGAAATCGGCCGACGCGTTGATCATGCGCCATCTTCAGGAGCACGGTGACTATCCGACAAGTCTTGGGCTTTCGGTCTGGGGCACCGCCACCATGCGCACGGGCGGCGATGATATCGCCCAGGCCTTTGCCCTGATGGGCGTGCGCCCGATCTGGGCCTCGGGATCACAGCGCGTGATCGATTTTGAAATCATCCCCGGATTTTTGCTGGGCCGACCGCGGGTGGATGTAACCCTGCGGGTGTCAGGTTTCTTTCGTGACGCCTTCCCCGGGCTGATGGCGCTTTACGACAGTGCCGTTCAAAAACTCGTGGATCTCAACGAGCCCGGCAATGGCAATACGATTGCGGCCAATGTTGCCGAGCAGCGCAGGGCCTTGCTGGCTCAGGGCGTTGATGAAGATACCGCACGCCGCCAGGCCGGTTTTCGCATTTTCGGCGCCCGCCCCGGCACGTTCGGTGCCGGCGTTCAAAAGCTGCTGGACAACGGTCACTGGCAGGAGGAAGCGGATCTGGCCCGCGCCTACGTCAACTGGGGCGGTTACGCCTATGGCAAGGGCGTTGAGGGCGAGCCTGCCATGGCGGCTTTTGAAAAACGGCTATCAACGCTTGAAGGCATCGTCCAGAACCAGGACAACCGCGAGCACGACCTGCTTGATTCCGGCGACTACAGCCAGTTCCAGGGTGGCATGACCGCCGCGGCCCGCCAGCAGGGCGCCCGACCTGCGCTCTATTTCGGGGATCACGCCAACCCCGCCAGCCCGCGGATGCGCACCCTGAAAGAAGAGCTCAACCGGGTCATGCGCTCGCGCGTGACCAATCCGAAATGGATCAGTGCCATGCAGCGCCACGGCTACAAGGGCGCCTTTGAAATGGCCGCCAGCGTCGATTATCTCTTTGCCTGGGATGCCACAACGGCGCTGGTCAGCGACTACCAGTACGAACAGATCACCGATGCGCTGGTGCTGGATGCCGACAACCAGCGCTTTTTGAACGATCACAACCCGCAGGCCCTCAAGGACATGGGAAAGACATTAATGGATGCCATCGCTCGTGGGCTGTGGCAGTCCCCGGCAGACTATCAGACCCGCCTGCGGGATCTACTGCTGGCCATTGACGAGCAGGAGGAGCGCGCCTCATGAGCCGTGCAAATCGCTTTCGGGCGTCTCGCACCCTGATGGTTCAGGGCACTACCTCGGATGCCGGCAAGAGTGCGCTGGTCACTGCCCTTTGCCGAATACTGACCCGCCGTGGACACAGGGTGGCCCCCTTCAAACCGCAGAACATGGCGCTCAACAGCGCGGTCACGGTCGACGGCGGTGAAATCGGCCGCGCCCAGGCCGTCCAGGCCATGGCAGCCGAGGTCGATGCCCACGTGGATTTCAATCCGGTGCTGTTAAAACCCACCTGCGACCAGGGCTCTCAGGTCATTGTGGCGGGCCACGCCATCGGTCACATGAAAGCCGCCGAATACTATGCCTACAAGCCTCGACTGCTGGAACAGGTTGTGGCCGCCCATGATCGGCTCTGCCAGGGCTATGACCGCGTGGTGGTCGAAGGCGCCGGCAGCGCGGCCGAGATCAATCTGCGTGAGCATGATCTGGCCAACATGGGCTTTGCCGAAGCCGTCGACTGCCCGGTCATCCTGATTGCTGATATCGACCGGGGCGGCGTGTTTGCCCATCTGGTAGGCACACTCGATATCATCAGCGCCTCGGAGCGTGAGCGGGTTGTTGGTCTGGTGATCAATCGCTTTCGCGGCGATATCAGTCTGCTCAAGCCGGGGCTTGAATGGCTCGAGGCGCGTACCGGCAAGCCGGTGCTGGCCGTGGTGCCTTGGCTTGAGGACCTTCACCTTGAAGCCGAGGACGGCCTGTCCCGTGGTGGTGACAGTACCGGGGCAGCAGACGGGCTCCATGTGGCCGTCATTCTGCTACCCCGCATCAGCAACCATACCGACTTTGACGCCCTGCGCCTGCACCCGCAGGTCAGCGTGCGATTCGTGCGGGACCCGTCGGAGCTTGGCACAGCAGATCTGATCATCCTGCCCGGCAGCAAGCATGTGCGCGCTGATCTGGCGTGGCTGCGCGAGCGCGGCTGGTCAGACGTGCTGGCTCGACACCTGCGCTACGGCGGCCGGGTCATCGGGATCTGTGGCGGTTATCAAATGCTGGGCATCTGTATCGAGGACCCGGAGGGTGTGGAAGGCCCTGCGGGTGAGAGTAAGGGCTTGAGCTGGCTCAATCTTTCCACCACGCTGAGGGCCACCAAACAGCTGCATCGTGTCACCGGGCACTGCCTGCTGGGAGGAGTGCACGCTCCGGTCACGGGTTATGAGATTCATGTGGGCGAGAGTCTGGGTGACGGGCTTTCTCGCGGCGTGTTTGCCCTCGATGACGGCCGGCTTGATGGCGCCATTTCCGAGGATGGCCAAATTCTTGGCACCTATCTGCACGGAGTGTTCGATCACCCGGCCGCGCTACAGGCCCTGCTTGAGTGGGCCGGGCTTTCCGGCCCCGTTGCCTTTGATTATGACGCCCTCCGGATGACCGAGATCGACCGGCTGGCCGATCACGTTGAGGCGGCGATTGACTGGTCACGCTGGCCGATGCCGGAGGACGCCTCCACCTCGGCCGATTCGGCAACGCCGGTTCAGGACGCCTGATCCCGAGGCAGCAGGAAATTGCCCTGACTGCCATCGCCCAGCTCGGAGTCCACGACCGAGTCGTCCTTGAGTTCGACGCCCGAGAGCTCCCGGCGGCTGGCCTCATCAAGCAGATACAGGACCAGCCTTGACGCGGCCTCAAACGACTGTCCCCGCGGGCGAATGTTGGAAATGCAGTTACGCTCGCTGTCGCGACGCCCGCTCTGCGGTTTCCAGGTAAAGTAGACGCCCAGACTGTCCGGCGAGCTAAGCCCAGGGCGCTCACCAATCAGCACCAACCCCATGCGCGCGCCAAGCGCCTCTCCCATCGGGTCACCGATCGCCACACGCCCCTGTTCGACCAGCGCCACCGGCCCTACCGACCAGCCACGCGACTCGAACGCCGGGATAAGATGATCCAGCAGCATAGCGGCATGCTCGTGAATGGCTCGGGCCGACAGGCCATCCACGACCGTAATGGACAGATCGCACTGCTCGATATTCATGGCGCTGAGCTGTTCAAGGCTCTCGTCACTGAGCTGGCGCCCCAGATC contains:
- the cobT gene encoding nicotinate-nucleotide--dimethylbenzimidazole phosphoribosyltransferase; translation: MTFNISPPDDANDASIQAHIDSRLKPPGSLGTLETTAATLVRILGLSKTSIDSPIMLLFAGDHGVAFEGVSIVDPSTTQLMVHQFLEGNAAINIFCRQAGLPLKVIDCGTLKAHEPHPKLVDHRLGEKTAPFHREPAMTLEQLDAGFDNSRRLIDELHADGCNLIALGEMGIGNTTSASALMAALTHLSFDMCIGAGSGVTATIMKRKQDIVQLGLQRHAQALQDPRLALAALGGFEIVGMVGAMLAAAEKGMVILVDGFITTVAALCACRLAPEVRGYLIFSHCGDERGHRPLLDQLEAVPLLDMGLRLGEGSGAALALPLLRSALAFYHELGSLEEVGLTL
- a CDS encoding AAA family ATPase, which translates into the protein MTATPRPLFPFAAVTGHERLKLALILAALDTRLGGVLVSGPRGTAKSTLARSLAELLPFSRSSLVTLPLGADEARLTGTLDLGRALGDREVAFQPGLLARAHDGVLYIDEVNLLPDALVDLLLDVAASGINHVERDGISHQHPADFLLIGTMNPDEGELRAQLLDRFGLAVLDHPAPDIEQRLQIVERRLAFDRDPEAFTAKWQKEQALLGERLSAARKRLSTVTLSDDLARVIATRCVEAGVEGVRADLAWRRGALAHAAWQGRHIVTLEDVETLAPLVMAHRAPGYDPEQGHDDGNPGNGRHRHNDGETSAFEEETSPEATSVPPTGRYPGRRTPADAPGRPDMSSDQDTSNARADSESARMPAPTDNDQRQSDHQNHDGDNHGSGDWGTLPAHQPPLTLGSAASRRIQQPTASASASIRQQASRTKGRHAIGQARIDWPGSLRRAAITHGRPTPDTVEALAWHRERRRPERLTCIVLDISGSSLSRQTSSQRARQIEKAMALVEQLAFDAYLAREQLMLMTLSGDGVTEVMSPRRAPRSMASTLNRLTPGGGTPLRRGLDDTRQRLARLQSVDPTAIHLWILTDARSRDDLELAPFGLETHIVDCEPREEALGRAKELAAALEATCHHLDDLIRTPAAPAMNATKTTVPGRQP
- the cobO gene encoding cob(I)yrinic acid a,c-diamide adenosyltransferase — translated: MSQHHGDDSATDQDDTRYQQRMATKKRIVDERIARADQERGVLIVLKGNGKGKSSSAFGTMARAMGHGQRCAVIQFIKGRRATGEYLFFNDHPQVDFHVMGHGFSWEVRDPERERQAAQEAWALAERLLADDQYHFLLFDELSYMIKYGYLDAERIAQALSTRPAHQNVMITGRTMAREIQEIADTISIIHDERHAFRLGVKAQAGIEY
- a CDS encoding cobyrinate a,c-diamide synthase; this translates as MSTTAYCPALFLSAMASGQGKTTVTAALARHHRRQGRRVTVFKTGPDYLDPQILALASDQPVEPLDLWMAGEAFCREQLYRAAQVSDLILVEGAMGLHDGTPSSADLAIAFDIPVACVINARGMAQTVAAIGLGLARYRPEMQFHGLVANALGSERHRQLIEDSLPDDVRLLAALPREEHLALPSRHLGLVQPGEQDDPDNLSLEARLEAAANLLEGQALTELPPTVAFEPQNIDTPPPALAGKRIGIARDAAFSFIYAANVRLLEAMGAELCWFSPLADTSLPEGLDALWLPGGYPELHAAALGANHGMCQAIRHFDARGLPILAECGGMLYLQQTLTDQHGTCHPMAGVLPGHGEMRTKRGCQGMQSAPLPEGEIRGHAHHHSRSHDTLTPMAHGRRASHPAPGEAIFRRGRLNASYLHLFFPSNPEAVAALLDGTMDGSPTPGASAHAKSCSHVE
- a CDS encoding cobalamin biosynthesis protein, yielding MQLVTDMLTRTGLHPDQITLVATLVGRQHEVAMTSLAKAWGCPLMAFPAEALRESEPAMSQTSDTTRRLHGVPGVAEAAALAAIRAHCDAPARLLVARQQCDRATCALAVPNATTNISRHPLFRRFS
- the cobW gene encoding cobalamin biosynthesis protein CobW, with the protein product MTSIETSRPELHKIPATVVTGFLGSGKTTLLSHLLRNADGKRIAVIVNEFGELDVDAELVRSCQLEACEENEAIEREQGVFELANGCICCTVEEEFLPVMQKLVERRDQIDHILIETSGLALPKPLVQAFNWPDIKQFCTVDSVITVVDGPALAAGRVAHDHDRIEAQRQADESLDHDPSLQELLDDQLASADLVIISKGDALDDEARRVLEQQLRGELPERVKTLWATHGEVDVAAVMGLQLASEGRADDIHTHHDDHHAHGREHHHAHDDFDSCVITLGSVDSPTLVRALEQALAEQTIYRVKGFVDVGKPMRQVLHAVGNRLTHHFDRPWRSDETRQTRLVVIGKGLDRDRLQAALSEAEHHEHIR